In the genome of Candidatus Omnitrophota bacterium, the window CAATCTTTATGCAATACCCAAAGAGATATTTGATCACCCTAATTTATCGTGGGGCGTAATTGAAAAGTATTACAGAAAATTTTATTTGGAGTTTTATTTCCGTCCGTCTTTTATTTTCAGATATGCTTTTAGGTCGCTGAAAAGCGGCACTATATTCAGGGATATAAAATATTTTTTGAGCACAAAATGGTAGTATGAAATCTATTAAATGTAAAGTTTGTGGAAACAATGATTCCTATGTGTTTGGTTTTGCAAAATGTCCCGATGGAACGACGCCGCGTATTTTTAATTTGCGCAAATGCTCTAATTGCGGATTTGTATATTTATATCCAAAACCTTCAGGCGCTGAAATGAATGCATTTTATTTTGACGAATATTATGGCGCCTCAGTATCAGCGTCAGTGTCCGCGGCGGCATTTTCACTATTTAGGCTTTTGCGGAAGCAAAGGGTCAATAAGTATAAAAAAACAGGGAGAATTCTGGACGTGGGTTGTGGAGACGGGAGTTTTCTTTCTCTGATGAGAAAAAGCGGCTGGGATGTTGCCGGTGTGGAAACTTCAGAAAGTGGTATCAAGCGCTGCGAGCGCGAAAAAATTAATATATCCGGTGATATAGATTTTCCGGAAGAATATTTTGACTTTATCACATTATGGCATTCCCTGGAACATATAGAAAACCCTTTGGAAACTTTAAAAAAGCTCCACGGGGTTTTGTCAAAGCAAGGAATACTTCTTATATCCGTGCCGAATATAGAGTGCATGGAATACGTTCTATTTAAAAGATTTTGGTTTCATCTTGATCTCCCCAGACATCTGTACCATTTCTCGCCGGAAACATTAAAAAAATTGATAAAGAAAGCAGGCTTTAAAACGATTGAAATAAATCACTGCTCTTTTGAATATAATCCTTACGGATTGTTTCAGACCATCGCGAATGTTTTCACTTCGGAATTTAATTTTTTCTATAAGCAAGTTAAAAGAAATCAGCCTCGGGGGAAACGGTTTTTTTTAAACGTGGCTTTATCAATATTTACGGTGGTGGTTTTTGCCATTCCCGCTTTTTGTGTTTCTTATGTTTTTTCTTTTTTAAAAAAAGGGGGGGTAATACATTTATATGCTGAAAAAATTTCTTAAAAACTATGTCCTAGGCAGGTTGGGTGTTTACAGCGTTCTGTTATTTCTTTTTGGTATGTTTCTTTATGCTTTAAGTGTGGTTTATTTCCTCCAAAATGGTATTTCGCCATTGATGGTGTCTATTCCAATAGGCCTTATGCTTACCTCGGGGGTATTGTTTTTGATAGATATAGTTGTGCTGAGAAATTTGTTAGTGGGGAGAGAAGAAATAAGAGTTGAATCAATTTCGGGTAAACGCGTCGCGGTTGGGATGACGGCATATAATGACGAAGAATGTATAGGAAACGCTGTGACGGATTTTATGAGTTCACCAATTGTCAAAAGCGTGACGGTAATTGATAATAATAGCTCTGATCGTACAAGCGAAAAATCAATCGCCGCCGGCGCCGCGGTGGTCATTGAAAAAAAACAGGGCTATGGCTATGCCTGCATGAGGGCATTAGAAGAGGCTTCTAAGGTTGGAGACATAATCGTTTTAGTAGAGGGAGATGAAACTTTTTCCGCCAGAGACTTAAAGAAATTATTACCATATTTGGAAAATTGCGATATGGTAGTCGGCACAAGAACGACCAGGGAATTAAATAGCCCCGATTCGCAAATGGATTGGGTGATGGTTCTTGGAAATATTGTCGTTGCGAAACTGCTGCAAATAAGATTTTGGGGAATTAGATTTACTGATATGGGGTGTACGTATAGGGTTATGAGAAAAGAGGCATACGAAAAAATTAAGGACAAACTTGCGGTAGGAAAAATGCATTTTCTCCCGCATATGTTGATTCAAGCGCTTAAAGCCGGGCTGAAGATCATAGAAGTGCCGATAACTTTGAGAAAAAGAGCGGGTAAATCCAAAGGCGTCGGTAATAAAAAATTAACCGCTATAGTCGTCGGGATAAGAATGATTTCACTGATTCTTTTCTCATGAAATCCGGCGAATTAATGAGTTTTACAGCAACATTATTCTGTTAAATTTACGCGCGGATTTTTCGTGGGGTAATCCAATAGCGGGCTTAGGGATTTGACGCCTATGGATTTTGATTTGAATAGAGATCCTGCATCCGGGTGACAGTTGGGGTGTTTTTTGATATTCTCTTGGTAGAAAAATGGGGCGAAGAATGCCGGGCAATCACATAGACAATAATGTCGATTGTCTCTATCCGGCAAAAGGAAATTTGAGGGAGAAGATTAAATGAGGATAGCGGAGAAGCTGGCGGCTTCGGTGAAGGGCGTTTCTTTTGAGTGCTTCCCGCCGAAAACGGAGAAGGGGCGGCATAACCTTTATGCCGCCCTGGGCGGGCTTGAAAAATACAGGCCTCTTTTCGTGTCTGTGACATACGGCGCCGGCGGCGGAAACAAGGACACTGCCGTGGGAACAGTTCTGTCGCACAAAAAAGATTTCTCCTTTGAGGTCACTCCCCATCTGACATGCATAGGCGCGCCTGTCGGGGAAATAAACCGGATACTTGATACATATAAAGCCGCGCGCATAATAGAAAACGCCGGTATTTTATGAAATACAAGTATCTCTTCGGGCCTGTCCCGTCGAGGAGGCTTGGCCTTTCGCTGGGAATAGATCTTGTCCCGCTCAAAACATGTTCTTTTAATTGCGTTTACTGCGAATGCGGTGCCACGACGGCGCTGACAGTCTCCCGCAGGGAATATGTCCCCGCGAGCCGCGTGATAGAGGAGCTGGATGATTTTCTATCCGGGAAACCCGATCTTGATTTCATCACCTTCGCCGGCTCCGGCGAGCCCACACTTCACAGCCGCATAGGCGATGTCATATCGTTCGTCAAAAATAAATTCCCTCAATACAGGGTGTGCGTTCTCACCAATGGTTCGCTTTTTCATCTTAAAAGCGTCAGGGCCGATCTCATGAGGGCTGACAAGGTTATTCCTTCGCTTGACGCGGCGTCTGTGTCCGCGTGGAAAAAACTGAACCGCCCGCACGGCTCACTCGATCTGAAAAAATTGATAAATGCTCTGGAAATGTTCGGAAAAGAGTATGAGGGGGATTACGCTGTGGAAGTTTTTATCGTGCCCGGCGTGAATGATTCGACGGAAGAACTTTCAAGACTTAAAAAGGCGCTTATGAAAATAAAGCCTTCATCCGTTCAGCTCAATTCTCTTGTCAGGCCCGGCACTGAAACATCCCTCAGGTGCGCGTCAGAGGCGTCTCTGAAAAAGATAGCGCGATTTTTCGCTCCGCTCAAAGCGGAGCTCGCTGGAGCTCCGGGGAGGAAAATATCGCCGGCCTTTAAGAAAGGCCTCACCCACAAGATATTGTCGGCCGTATCCCGCCGTCCCCTCACGCTGGAAGACCTCGCCGCCGTTACCGGTTTGAGGATCGTTGAACTGACCAAAATCGCCGATGCCCTGAGGTCTTCGGGGCGTGTTGTTTTTATAAAACAGGGCCGTAAAAACTTTATAAAAAAAGCGGAAAAGAAATTGACGCGGAGGAAGCAAAGTGGAAAACAAATTATTTGACACGGTTATCATAGGAGGAGGCCCCGCGGGCCTTACCGCCGGCATTTACGCCGCGCGCGGCGGCCTTGAGACGGTGCTCCTTGAAAAAGCCGCCGTCGGGGGTTTGGCCATTCTCACCGATAAGATAGAGAATTATCCGGGTTTTCCGGAAGGCATAAACGGCGCAGAACTGATCATGCTTTTTGAAAAGCAGGCACGCCGTTTCGGCGCCCGGATAGAGAGCGCTGAGGTCAAGGATGTGCGGGCTCTTCCCGAAGGCGGTTTTGAGGTTATCAGCTCGTCCGGCTCTTTCAAAACACTATCCGTTATAATAGCAGCGGGGACTCTCCCCAGAAAACTCAATGTACCCGGGGAAAAAGAATTCACCGGCCACGGCGTTTCATACTGCGCCACATGCGATGGGCCTTTTTTCAGAGATAAAACGGTCGCCGTCGCGGGGGGAGGGGACGCGGCTGTTGAAGAGGCCCTTTTTCTCACCCGCTTCGCCTCAAAAGTATATCTCATCCACCGCCGCGACAGGCTTCGGGCGGCTTCCGCTATAAGGGCACGCGCGGAAAAAAACGATAAGTTGGAATTCGTGTGGGATTCCGCCGTGAAAGAGATACTCGGTTCCGGCAGCGTGGAGCGCCTGAAAATAGAGAATGTTAAAACCGGCGACCGGAGAGATATTGAGTGTTCGGGCGTTTTCGTTTTTATAGGTTACGACCCGGCCACGGCCGCTTTCGCCCCGCTTGCGGAAAGGGACGGGAAAGGGTTTATAAAAGTGAGCGCGGATATGATGACTTCCAGGGAAGGCGTTTTCGCCTGCGGCGACTGCGTGAGAAAACCGCTTTTTCAGGTTGTCACGGCCTGCGCCGAAGGCGCCGAGGCCGCTTTCGCGGCGGTTAAATTCGTCGAGAAGATCAAAGGAGAATCGTATGAATGATTCACATGGAGACGGGGGAGTGCTCCAGCGCATCAAGACAGAGTTGAGTCATCACGCGCCTTTTACGGCCGTCGGCGCGGCTTCGGGAATTATTCTGATGTTCATGTTCAGCGGCATGTCTTCAAAAACGGCGCTCGGTATTTTCAATGTGTTCCATCCGGCGCATGTTTTTTTGAGCGCCATGGTCACATCGGCGCTGTATCAGCTTTACAGATGCGGAAGGCTGAAGGGAAAATGCGCTCTGGCCGGGCTGCTCGCCGTGGGCTACATAGGTTCCGTCGGTATTGCCACGATCAGCGATTCTATCATACCCTATCTGGGCGAGTTGATGTTAGGGCTTCCGCACCCTCACGCGCATATCGGTTTCATAGAGGAGTGGCACATTATCAATCCTGCCGCCTTCGCCGGAATAGCCCTGGCCTATTTCGCGCCCTACACGAAATTTCCGCACGCGGGGCATGTTCTTTTGAGCACATGGGCTTCGCTCTTCCACATAATCAGCGCCGGCGGGAATATGGGCCCCGCCTCTTATGCCGTTGTATTCATCTTCCTTTTCATAGCCGTGTGGATCCCCTGCTGTGTGAGTGACATTGTGTTCCCGCTCCTGTTTGTGGGCGGCGGCAGTAACGCTCATTCCGGCGGGGCTATCAGCATTGAATAAAAAAAACATATTGGCTCTGGCGCTTTTGGCTCTGCTGGTATCCTCTTCAAAAAAACTCCAGCCCGCCCGTTACTGGAAGAGCGCGGGAAAGAAAAACGCGCAATGCCTCCTCTGTCCGCGGGCCTGCCTGATAGCGCCGGGAAAGCGCGGTTTCTGCACGGCAAGGATAAACGAAGACGGCAGGCTTTATTCGCTGACTTACGGCAAGCTCGTGGCGGCGCATCTGGATCCTATAGAAAAAAAACCTTTTTTCCATGTCATTCCGGGTACATCAGCTTTTTCAATAGCGACGGCCGGATGTAATATGAGGTGCCTTTTCTGCCAGAACTGGAGCATATCACAGACAGCGCCCGATAAAGCCCTGTCGTCGGATATGACGCCCGAACAGGTGGTGAGAGCCGCTGAAGAAAGCGGCAGCCCTTTCGTGGTCTACACCTACACCGAGCCCACGGTTTTTTATGAGTATATGATTGACATCTGCCGCCTCGCAAGGAAGAGAGGCCTGAAAAACGCCATGCATTCCTGCGGTTACATCAATCCCGAACCTCTGAAGGAACTTCTCAAATACATGACCGCCGTCAACATAGACCTCAAGGGATTCAACGAGGATTTTTACAGGAAAATGGGCTCCTTCGCCGAAATCGGTGCTGTTCTGAAAACTCTCAGAATAATCAAAAAATCCGGCGTGTGGCTTGAAATAACGAATCTTGTTATTCCGGGACAGAACGATTCTCCCGAAGATATAAAAAGGATGTGCGAGTGGATAAAAAAAGAGCTGGGTGCGGATGTGCCGCTCCATTTCAGCCGTTTTCATCCGGCCTACCGTCTCCAGAATCTCCCGCCGACGCCCTTAAAAACTTTGCGGGCGGCATATGATATCGCCAAAGCCGCGGGGCTGAAATATGTTTATATAGGCAATGTTCCGGGGCACGATTATGAGAGCACTTATTGCCCGGAATGCGGAGAACTGCTTGTCAAAAGGATAGGGTACAGCGTGGTGAGCAACAAAATAAAAAACGGCAGGTGCCCGTCTTGCGGCTGTGGGATCGAGGGCCGGTGGCAATAGGATCGGATGATATATGATTGTGCCGTTTCAATTATTCGGTATCGGATTTCTTCTGACTTTTGCGGGGCCCTGCCTGCTGACCTGCTGTGTGCCGGCGGCGATTTTGTGCGCCGCGGGAAGCTCCGGTAAATTCAGAAAAACTTTTGAATCGGCGCTGCTCTTTCTTTCCGGCAGGCTCTTCTCGACGCTCATATACGGCGTTCTCGCAGGGCTTTCAGTAAGGGCGATAAGCTTATTCCGGGACCGCTACGGCGATACCGTGAGGATTTCCACGGCGCTTTTTTTTATAGCGGCGGCTCTCCTGATCCTGACGGGGGAGGGAAGAGTTCTGCGCTGCCGGACTTTTATTAAAAAAAGCGGTTTTCTTCTTATGGGCGCCGTCATGGGTCTTCTGCCATGTCCGCCGTTCATTGCCGTTTTTATGCAGATAGCGCTGATTTCAGCCGGCGTCAAAGAAGCTCTCTTAAACAGTTTATTTTTCGCTATCGGGATTTTTCTCTCGGGCCTGATTGTGATATGCGCCTGCGGAGGGGCTATGGGGAGAGCCGCCGCGGAGATCATAAAACTGCCTAAAGTCCATTTGGCCGCCCGGATCCTGTGCGCTCTTTTTTTCCTTTTGATTGCGTTGGGATATTTTTTGCGATGACTCTCAACATATTTATTTACGGTTTCACGGTTATGTCCGGTCAGGTTTTGATACTGAGAAGTTTTTTCACGGTTTTTTACGGCAATGAACTTTTCGCGGGTCTGGTTTTGGCTTCCTGGCTTCTGCTGACTTCCGCGGGAGCTTTCGCGGGATCCCGTTTCAGGGACAGGCCGCTGATTTACGCTCTCGGCGCGCAATTTGTTTTTGCTGTTTCACTGCCGCTGGTTATTATTCTCATAAATTACGCGAAAACGGCTTTTGGGATTCCCGAAGGCGCCGCGGCGTCGCCGTTATTGACGCTGGGCGTTTCTTTTCTTCTGCTCGCCCCCTGCTGTTTTTTCGCGGGCGCTGTTTTCCCTCTTTACTGCAGGGCGGCGGAAATATCCGTCAGGCCGATGCCGGGCAGGGTTTATTCGCTTGAAGCGGCCGGCACGGCGCTCGGCGGATTGGTGACCTCGCTTTTTATGATCCGTGTATTTTCAGCTCTTGAGGCGGCATGGATCATCAGTTTTCTTGTTTTTCTCGCCGCAGCTGTCAATATTTTTATCCGGGGCGGAAAACCGGCCGCCCGCATCGCCGCGGTTTTCTTTCTGCTGTTATGGCTGTCCGCGTTCATTTACAATATTCCTTCCCGCATAGAAAGACGCCTGGTTGAGATGCGCTACGCCCCGCGGAAGGTTCTTTTTTCCGCCGATTCCATATACGGGAATATCACCGTAACCGAATACAATGAGCAGAGGACATTTTTAACGGACGGCCTTTATGCTTTCAGCGTCCCTGACAGTCTCAACGCGGCTCTGGCGGCCTATGTTCCCCTTTTGCAGAGGCCCGCTGCGCAAAAGATGCTTTTTGTGGGCGGCGGCCCGGAACCTGCTGTTTTCGCGGCCGATTATCCGGTGGGGGAAATAGTTTGTGTGGAGCAGGACGCGCTGCTTGCGGAAACGATCGCCCGTTTTGCCCGCATACCCCGGCGTGAGGCCGTAAAGATTATCCTGGATGACCCCCGGGTCCATATCAAAAACAGCGCCGCGCCTGTCGGCGGACTTTCAGCCGCGCCTGAGGCGGACGCAGACGCCGCGGAATACGACTGTGTCGTTGTCAATGCCGCTGTGCCGGCCAGCATAAGGGCAAACAGTTATTATACGCGGGATTTTTTTGCGGAAGTGAAGAGGGTCTTGAAACCCGGCGGTATTCTGGTTCTCGGCACCGGGGCTTCGGGTGATTATATGAACCGCGCGCTGACGATGGCGCTCTCTTCGGTTTACAAATCCCTCAAGGATGTTTTTGACGAAGTGGCCGTTCTGCCCGGGGCAAGAGCGTTTTTCATCGCATCTGATGAAAGCCTCAGCAGCGACTGGAGAGCTCTTTTGGCGGAATCTACCGCCTCCGGTGCCTTCCGTATGCTTGACAGCGGCATTGAATCAGACGGTGATCCCGCCAGAGTCAAATGGTTCACGGGGGCGCTGGAGAAGAGCCCCGCCGGGATCAACAGTGATTATAGGCCGCTGGCGTATTATTACGGCCTGATAAACTGGCTGGAACATTTCAGCGTTACGCGCCCGGTCACATCGTTTGTTTTTGCGGGAGAGCGTAAAGCCGCATACGGCCTCATCATCGCCGCCTTTTTATTTATGCTCGCGGCTGGGCGCAAAAAAAATCGAATGCTGGGATTTTTCGTCGCCGTTACGGGTTTTTCCGGAATTTTATTCCAGCTCCTTATAATGATAGTTTTTCAGATACACTTCGGCTATCTCTTTTACCGCATGGGGCTTTTAATAACGCTTTTCATGACGGGGCTTGCCGCGGGGAGTTTCGCGGGGGATAAAATACTTTTCTTCCGAAAGCTTCCGATGAGACGCCTTATTGAAATACAATCCGCTATTTTTATTTTATCCTTATTTCTCGCTTTTTTCTTCTGGCTTGCGGCATACCCCGCTTTCGCATGCTTTATGCGGCCGTTGATGCCGGCCGGATTTATCGCGCTCCCGTTTCTGGCGGCTTTTCCGATAGGTTTGCGTTTTCCCGTGGCGCTGTTTACGCTTGACGGGAAAAGCCACGG includes:
- a CDS encoding class I SAM-dependent methyltransferase, which codes for MKSIKCKVCGNNDSYVFGFAKCPDGTTPRIFNLRKCSNCGFVYLYPKPSGAEMNAFYFDEYYGASVSASVSAAAFSLFRLLRKQRVNKYKKTGRILDVGCGDGSFLSLMRKSGWDVAGVETSESGIKRCEREKINISGDIDFPEEYFDFITLWHSLEHIENPLETLKKLHGVLSKQGILLISVPNIECMEYVLFKRFWFHLDLPRHLYHFSPETLKKLIKKAGFKTIEINHCSFEYNPYGLFQTIANVFTSEFNFFYKQVKRNQPRGKRFFLNVALSIFTVVVFAIPAFCVSYVFSFLKKGGVIHLYAEKIS
- the amrS gene encoding AmmeMemoRadiSam system radical SAM enzyme → MNKKNILALALLALLVSSSKKLQPARYWKSAGKKNAQCLLCPRACLIAPGKRGFCTARINEDGRLYSLTYGKLVAAHLDPIEKKPFFHVIPGTSAFSIATAGCNMRCLFCQNWSISQTAPDKALSSDMTPEQVVRAAEESGSPFVVYTYTEPTVFYEYMIDICRLARKRGLKNAMHSCGYINPEPLKELLKYMTAVNIDLKGFNEDFYRKMGSFAEIGAVLKTLRIIKKSGVWLEITNLVIPGQNDSPEDIKRMCEWIKKELGADVPLHFSRFHPAYRLQNLPPTPLKTLRAAYDIAKAAGLKYVYIGNVPGHDYESTYCPECGELLVKRIGYSVVSNKIKNGRCPSCGCGIEGRWQ
- a CDS encoding glycosyltransferase family 2 protein, whose product is MLKKFLKNYVLGRLGVYSVLLFLFGMFLYALSVVYFLQNGISPLMVSIPIGLMLTSGVLFLIDIVVLRNLLVGREEIRVESISGKRVAVGMTAYNDEECIGNAVTDFMSSPIVKSVTVIDNNSSDRTSEKSIAAGAAVVIEKKQGYGYACMRALEEASKVGDIIVLVEGDETFSARDLKKLLPYLENCDMVVGTRTTRELNSPDSQMDWVMVLGNIVVAKLLQIRFWGIRFTDMGCTYRVMRKEAYEKIKDKLAVGKMHFLPHMLIQALKAGLKIIEVPITLRKRAGKSKGVGNKKLTAIVVGIRMISLILFS
- the trxB gene encoding thioredoxin-disulfide reductase, which gives rise to MENKLFDTVIIGGGPAGLTAGIYAARGGLETVLLEKAAVGGLAILTDKIENYPGFPEGINGAELIMLFEKQARRFGARIESAEVKDVRALPEGGFEVISSSGSFKTLSVIIAAGTLPRKLNVPGEKEFTGHGVSYCATCDGPFFRDKTVAVAGGGDAAVEEALFLTRFASKVYLIHRRDRLRAASAIRARAEKNDKLEFVWDSAVKEILGSGSVERLKIENVKTGDRRDIECSGVFVFIGYDPATAAFAPLAERDGKGFIKVSADMMTSREGVFACGDCVRKPLFQVVTACAEGAEAAFAAVKFVEKIKGESYE
- a CDS encoding radical SAM protein, producing the protein MKYKYLFGPVPSRRLGLSLGIDLVPLKTCSFNCVYCECGATTALTVSRREYVPASRVIEELDDFLSGKPDLDFITFAGSGEPTLHSRIGDVISFVKNKFPQYRVCVLTNGSLFHLKSVRADLMRADKVIPSLDAASVSAWKKLNRPHGSLDLKKLINALEMFGKEYEGDYAVEVFIVPGVNDSTEELSRLKKALMKIKPSSVQLNSLVRPGTETSLRCASEASLKKIARFFAPLKAELAGAPGRKISPAFKKGLTHKILSAVSRRPLTLEDLAAVTGLRIVELTKIADALRSSGRVVFIKQGRKNFIKKAEKKLTRRKQSGKQII